A part of Salvelinus alpinus chromosome 5, SLU_Salpinus.1, whole genome shotgun sequence genomic DNA contains:
- the LOC139575584 gene encoding E3 SUMO-protein ligase PIAS1-like produces MDISGTKCDFTVQVQLRFCLSETSCPQEDHFPPNLCVKVNGKPCNLPGYLPPTKNGVEPKRPSRPINITSVVRLSTTVPNTIVVSWTSEVGRSYSMAVYLVKQQSSTVLLQRLRSKGIRNPDHSRALIKEKLTADPDSEIATTSLRVSLLCPLGKMRLMIPCRALTCSHLQCFDATLYIQMNEKKPTWVCPVCDQKAPYQHLIIDGLFMEILNSCVDCDEIQFKEDGYWAPMRTKKEVQEVSSASYSNGLEGLHRSAVGEQRSSSSHNGGSSRMKVEVIDLTLDSSSEDDDDDQPPLKRPCPSLSPTSPLIVNKGVLNLHHQMSPVSRTPSMPSVDTSYIPPVPPLIQDYRPYYHAPNQLTDLNFFSFLQGDNHQHYNMVMAAAAAASASDDHELLLNHFRPYTTSSSSSSQLFLDQSGAPSSGSLAPVNGADGGGNSSGGSSSSLVSSSSLRDTHSTHSTHSHTHPTHSHTHPTHSHTHPGVGGRSSADVVAAAALYDTIPDVISLD; encoded by the exons gttttGTCTCTCTGAGACGAGTTGTCCTCAGGAAGACCACTTTCCGCCCAATCtgtgtgtgaaggtgaacgggaAGCCATGCAACCTCCCG ggTTATCTTCCTCCAACGAAAAACGGTGTGGAGCCGAAGCGCCCCAGCCGGCCCATCAACATTACCTCGGTGGTCAGATTATCCACCACAGTCCCCAACACCATCGTGGTGTCTTGGACCTCAGAGGTTGGAAGG AGCTACTCTATGGCGGTGTACCTGGTCAAGCAGCAGTCATCCACAGTACTGTTGCAGAGACTACGGTCCAAAGGCATCAGGAACCCAGACCATTCCAGAGCACTCA TCAAAGAGAAGCTAACGGCAGATCCAGACAGTGAAATCGCCACCACCAGCCTGCGTGTGTCGCTGCTCTGtccg CTGGGGAAGATGCGTCTGATGATCCCGTGCCGGGCGCTGACGTGTTCCCACCTGCAGTGTTTTGACGCTACGCTGTACATCCAGATGAATGAGAAGAAACCCACCTGGGTTTGTCCCGTCTGTGATCAGAAAGCCCCCTACCAACATCTCATCATTGACGG GTTGTTCATGGAGATCCTGAACAGTTGTGTAGACTGTGATGAGATCCAGTTTAAGGAGGATGGCTACTGGGCCCCCATGAGGACAAAGAAGGAAGTACAGGAGGTTTCGTCAGCCTCCTACAGCAACGGACTGGAAG gcTTGCATCGGTCGGCGGTAGGGGAGCAGAGGAGCTCGTCGTCCCACAACGGTGGCAGCAGTAGGATGAAGGTGGAGGTGATCGACCTAACCCTGGACAGCTCCTCAGAGGACGACGATGATGACCAACCGCCCCTCAAGAGGCCCtgcccctccctgtcccccaccTCGCCTCTCATCGTCAACAAGGG AGTGTTGAACCTGCACCACCAGATGTCCCCAGTGAGCCGGACCCCCAGCATGCCGTCTGTGGACACCAGCTACATCCCCCCTGTACCTCCCCTCATCCAGGATTACCGTCCATACTACCACGCCCCAAACcagctcacag ATCTGAATTTCTTCTCCTTTCTACAAGGGGACAATCATCAG cattacaacatggtgatggCCGCCGCTGCTGCTGCCTCGGCCTCAGACGACCACGAGCTCCTTCTCAACCACTTCCGTCCCtacaccacctcctcctcgtcctcctcccagCTGTTCCTGGACCAATCTGGGGCACCCTCCTCCGGCTCGCTGGCGCCCGTCAACGGTGCTGATGGTGGAGGAAACAGCAGCGGTGGCAGCAGCAGTAGCCTCGTATCCTCTAGCAGTCTGAGAGACACTCACAGCACACACtccacgcactcacacacacaccccacgcactcacacacacaccccacgcactcacacacacaccccgggGTAGGAGGTCGGTCCAGTGCTGATGTGGTGGCGGCCGCAGCCCTCTACGATACCATCCCCGACGTGATCTCACTAGACTGA